GTCCGCAGTCAACCAGCTCAAGGTCACGGTGCGAACCGAGACCGGCAAGGGCGCGTCCCGGCGGGCCCGGCGCGCCGGCAAGATTCCCGCCGTCCTCTATGGTCACGGCGCCGACCCGCAGCACCTGGAACTGCCCGGACACGACTTCGCGGCCGTCCTCCGCCACTCGGGCACCAACGCGGTGCTGACCCTCGACATCGCCGGTAAGGAGCAGCTCGCACTGACCAAAGCGCTCGACATCCACCCGATCCGCCGCACCATCCAGCATGCCGACCTGCTGGTCGTGCGTCGCGGCGAAAAGGTCGTCGTGGAAGTCACCGTGGTGGTCGAGGGCGACGCCGCGCCCGGCACCCTGGTCACCCAGGAGACCAACGCCATCGAGATCGAGGCCGAGGCGCTGTCGATTCCCGAGCAGTTGACGGTGTCCGTCGAGGACGCCGAACCCGGCACCCAGTTCAGCGCCGGACAGATCACCCTGCCGCCGGGCGTCAACCTGGTTTCCGACCCGGAGTTGCTGGTGGTCAACGTGGTGAACGCGCCGACGGCCGAGGAACTCGCCGAAGAGGGCGCGGGCGAGGTCGCCCCGAAGGAAGAGGCCCCCGCAGCCGAGGAAGAGCCCGGAGCCGAGGCCACGGCCGAAGAGTCCGAGTAGGCGGCCCGCGACGTGGCCGAACCGTTTTTGGTGATCGGCCTGGGCAACCCCGGAGACAACTACGCCCGCACCCGCCACAACCTCGGCTTCATGGTCGCCGACCTGCTCGCCGCGCGGCTAGGTTCGAAATTCAAGGCGCACAAGCGTTCTGGTGCCGAAGTTGCCAGCGGCCGGTTGGCCGGGCGCCCGGTGTTGTTGGCCAAGCCACGCTGCTTCATGAACGAGTCCGGCCGCCAGGTGGGCCCGCTGGCGAAGTTCTACTCGGTCGCGCCGGCCGACATCATCGTCATCCACGACGACCTCGACCTCGACTTCGGGCGCATCCGGCTCAAGATCGGCGGCGGCGAAGGCGGCCACAACGGGCTGCGGTCGGTGGCGGCGGCCCTGGGTACCAAGGATTTTCAGCGGGTGCGGATCGGGATCGGCCGCCCGCCCGGACGCAAAGACCCCGCGGCGTTCGTGCTGGAAAACTTCACCGCGGTCGAGCGCCCCGAAGTCCCCACCATCTGCGAGCAGGCCGCGGACGCCACCGAATTGCTCATCGAACTGGGGTTAGAGCCCGCGCAAAACCGCGTCCACGCCTGGTAGCCAGCGTCGCCGAGCGTGCGTGTTTGCACACCGACACGCCGCAAACCCTGGCAATCTGCGCACGCTCGCGGCAAGGGGCTGTGCACGCTCGCAGCCAGGAAGCTAGCTGACCAGGGCGACCGAGGTGGACCGCCGCAGCTTGCCCGACGGCGTCTTCGGAATGGTCCCGGGACCGAGCACCACAACGTTGCGCGGGCGCATATCGACCTCGGCCACCACCTCGTGGGCGACCTGATGCTCGATGCGGCGCACCTCGACCGGGTCCTGCCAGGCGTTGGACTCGACGGCCACGGCGAAACTCTCCCGCGAATGCCCGGCGTCGAGGCGCACGGCCACCGCGCAACCCGGCCGAACGCCCTCGACGCGGCAGGCGGCCCGCTCGATGTCGGTCGGGTAGATGTTGCGGCCGGCCATGATGATGACGTCCTTGACGCGGCCGCACACCACGACGTGGCCCTCCTCGGTGAGGTAGCCGAGGTCACCGGTGTCATACCAGCCGTGCTCGTCCTGGGCCGGGATGAAGCCGCCCATGGTGAGGTAGCCGGGCGTCAGCGACTCGCCGCGCAGCTCGATGACGCCGACGCCGCGCGCGGGCACCACGTTGCCGTCCTCGTCGACGACACGGGCCTCGAGGTCCCTCAGCAGGGGGCCGAGAGTGGCCAGCCTGCGGGTGTTGCCCTTGGCGGCGGGCACGGCCCGGCGCAGGGCCGCCAGCAGATCGGCGTCGACCTCGTCGACGACCAGGCCGGCGTTGCACTCCGAGAACGACACGGCCAGCGTCGTCTCGGCCATGCCGTAGGCCGGCAGGATCGCCGAGGGCTTGAGGCCGAACGGCTTGCCCGCGTCGAGCAGGTCCTCGACGTCGGCGGGTTCGACCGGCTCGGCGCCGGAAAGCGCGAAGCGCAGGGTCGACAGGTCGAAATCGCCGGGCTTGGCGTTGCGACGCAAACGCTTGGCGAGCAGTGCGTAGGCGAAGTTGGGCGCCGCCGTCATGGTGCCCTTGTACTTGTCGATGAGCTTGGCCCACAGCAGCGTGTCGCGCAGGAAGTCCATCGGCGTGACCTTGACCAGCTCCGCGCCGAAGTACATCGGGATGGTGAGGAAGCCGACCATGCCCATGTCGTGGAAGCAGGGCAACCAGCTGACCATGACGTCCTTGTCGACGTCGTACTCGGCGCCGATGAACATCGCTTCGGCGTTGGAGTAAATGTTGCGGTGCGTGATCTGAACCGCTTTGGGGGATCCGGTGGACCCGGATGTCAGCTGCATCAGCGCCAGGTCATCCTCGCCGACCTCGACGGGGTCGATCGGATCCGATGCCAGCAGGTCGGCGACGGTGAGGACCTTGATGCCCTTCTCCTCGAGCACCGGGATGGCCACGAGGAAGGGCTCGGAGACGATGACGGCCTTGGCCTCGATCATGCCGATGACGGTCATGGTGTCCTCGGCCCACACGGCCAGGTCGGTGCGCGGTGTGGGCTGGTGCAGCATGGTCAGGCTGGCTCCGCGCATCCACAGGGCCTGCGCCGTGGGGGCGATCTCCACCGGGAGGCCGGCGAGCACACCGATCGCGTCGCCCCGCCCGATGCCCGCCGCGGCCAGGCCGCCCGCGATACGACGGGCGCGCTCGTGGACCTCGCCCCAGGTGTGGCGGACGGGGTGGTGCGGTTCACCGGTGACCATGCCCGTCGTCGCGGTGCGGGCGTTGCGGTACATCTTCTCGGTAAACCTGCTCACAAAAACCTCCTCGGTTCCGGCACTTTACCCAAGGCCCGGGATCTCATGTTCCGCCCGCTGGGTGCCACTTTGTAGCAGGCACGCGAGCACAGTTGGGCAGCGGTTAGGTCTCGAATTGGCGACGAGTCAACGAGTCCGCCGGCATGCCCGGCGGACGATGAAATCGAGTGGTCCTGCTTACCGCTGCTCATCACCGCGAGTTATCTTAAACTCCTCTTAAGTAACTGCCAAACTATTGCACGATTTGAGTTAGATTTCACACCCCGTTCAGACTTCGCTTATCGGCGCCGGCACCACCCGGGCGCCCGGTACCGGCCCGCTGGCGACGCGAACGGTGCGGCAGACGCCCGCCCCCGACAGCTGCGTACCGACGTCGACCGCCGAGGCCGCCGAGGTGCACAGGAAGGCACACGTCGGACCCGAGCCAGACACGATGCCCGCCAGGGCGCCGGCCTCCACCCCGGCGCGCAGCGCCCGTCGCAGGGCCGGGTTCAGGCTCAGCGCGGCCGCTTGCATTTCGTTGCCCAGCAGCGGCGCCAGCCGCTTCGGATCGCCGGCGGCCAGAGCCGCCAGCACCGGCCCGGGCTCGGCCAGCCGCGGCGGAGCCACGCCCTTCCGGGGGCCTTTCCTGAGCCGGTCCAGCTCGGTGAACACCGCCGGGGTCAGCAGCTCACTGTCGGCGAACGCCAGCACCCAGTGAAAGCCGTTGCGGGACAACACGGTCGCCAGCTCCTCGCCGCGACCGGTTCCCAACGCCGTGCCGCCGTGCAGGGCGAACGGCACGTCGCTGCCCAGCCGCGCGGCGAGCATGCGCAGATCGCGGCGCGGCACGTTGAGCTCCCACAGCGAGTTCATCGCGACCAGCACCGCCGCCGCGTCCGCGCTGCCACCCGCCATGCCGCCGGCCACCGGAATGGATTTGTCGATCACGATCGAGACGTCGGGTGCCCGGCCCACGTGTTCGGCCATCAGCTCGGCCGCCCGCCAGGCGAGGTTGCGCTCGTCGGTGGGCAGCTTGCCGGCGCCCTCGCCGACGAGCTCGAGCGACAGCACGTCGGCGTTGCGAACCGTCACCTCGTCGAGCAGCGAGACGGCCTGAAACACCGTCGTCAGTTCGTGGTAGCCATCTTTGCGTCGATCGCCGACCGCCAGGTACAGGTTGACTTTGCCGGGCGCCCGCACGGTGACCGACCCGGTGGGCACCCACTGCGCGGCGGTGTTGCCGTCAGACATTGTCAGCCACCGCAGCAGACTATCGCCGCGACAGGCGAACCACACGCAGACACTTTCGTCAGCTCGCGGAAGCGTGCCCCGAAACCTGCCCCAGCGGTGCGTCCGGGCGGGTGGCGTCGTCTCGTTCGCTGGACCGTTGCAACAGCCGCACGAAGTCGTCGATGGACAGCGTCTCACCGCGACGGGCCGGATCGATGCTGGCGGCCAGCAGTCGATTCGCCGACTCGTTGCCCGAGCCCGCCCACTCGGCGAACGCGTTGCGAGATGTCTTGCGCCGCTGGGCGAAGGCGATGTCCACGAGTTCGAATACTTGCCGCCGGAAGGTGTCGTCGGTGGGCCACGGCGAGGTTGGGTACCGGTCGATGCGAACCAGCCCGGAGTAGACGCGCGGAATCGGCCAGAAGACGGTCGGCGAGACCAGGCCGCAACGACGGACCCGTCCGAAGAAACGGACCTTGACGCTAGGCACCCCGTAGTCCTTGCCGCCCGGCTCGGCGGCTAGCCGTTCGGCGACCTCGGCCTGCACCATCACCGTCATGGTCTGAATCGACGGAAATTCGGCGAGCAGGTGCAGCAGCGCGGGAACCGCGACGTTGTACGGCAGGTTGGCGACCATCGCGGTCGGCTCGCTGGTCAGCTCGTCGCGGCGCAGGGTCAACACGTCGCGGTTGTGCACGGCCAGCCGGTAGATTCCGCTATGCGAATACTTGGCGACGGTCCGCGGCAGCCGCCCGGCGAGCACCGGGTCGATTTCGACGGCGGTGACGGTGTCGGCCCGGTTGAGCAACGCCAGCGTGAGCGACCCGAGGCCCGGTCCGACCTCTAGGACGTGGTCCGACCGGTTGACCCCGGAGGCCGAAACCACCCGTCGCACCGTGTTGGCGTCGTGGACGAAATTCTGCCCCAGAGCCTTTCGTGGCCGAAGTTCGAGCTCTTTGGCCAGATGCCTGATCTCGGTGCGTCCGAGGAGCCGGATGGTCAGCTCGCACCAGCTCTTCCACTGCACACCGGCCACGCACCCCAGCCCTGGCGCTCCCGGGTCACCTCGGCGACGGCGATCTGCTCTTCCCGAGTAGCGAGGTCAGCGCGCGGGGCAAACCGCAGCCCGCCGTTGCGCTCCCAGGTGCCCTGGTCGAACTGCACACCGCCGTAATACCCGTTGCCGGTGTTGATCGCCCAGTTTCCACCGGCCTCGCAGCCCGCGATGGCGTCCCAGATCGATCCGTTGATCACCGAAGGCACATCGGTGCCGGGCTTGGTGCCCACGCGGACCACGGCTTCGCGGGCCGGCGTGATCACGGTGTTGGCGACGGGTATCCGGCCGGTCTCGACGCCGTTGACCGTGGCCACCGCGAACGTCACATCCTGCGTGCCCGGGCTACCCGGGTCTTCGACGACCTGGCGACTCATGTTCATCCCCGGGTCCTCGATCCGACGCGCGTTCGGCGTCAGCGGGATCCGCTCGGTGACCTGCTGAATCCGGTTGCGGGTCACCTGGATGTCCATTCCGTCGACGACCGGGGACGTCGCGCTGGGCACCACCTGGTCGCTCTCGAGCAGCGGCGCGCCGGCGGCGCTCAGCAGGCCCGCGACGTTGGGCGCCGGCAGGTGCACCGTGCGCGCCGCGCCGCCGTCGTTGATGTGGACCGTCTTGGCGCTGACGACCGGCAGCGCCATCCCCGCCAGCGGGACGCGACTGCCGCGGGAGGCCGCGGCCGGGGCGGTGTCGGTCATCGCGAGTTGGGCCAGCGCTTCGTCCACGGTGGACGCCGTCGTCCAAACCTGCTTGGCGTCGTGGCCGTCCAGCGAGATCTGCAACGGCCTGCTGCGCCGCAGCACGATGTTGGCGGCGTCGTGGACCTGCACGCCGGCGGCGGGGTACAGGTCGTCGCGCTCATCGACGGCGAAGCCGTTTTCCTGGACGATGTCGATCACCCGCGACTTCATGGTCGTCACCCGCATCGCGATTCCGTCGACGGTCAGCGTCACCGTCTTGCATGTCGAAACCGCAAACCCGCCGGCGAATCCCAGTACTAAAAGCAGCCCTCCGACTACGAGCCGCAACATCGGTGATGGAGTTTGATGAAGTTTTGTCAATACAGTCAACGCGCGTCTACCCCGACCTTAGCAATCACTTCACGAACTACTACCCAGCAGAAAATGACAAATGGGCCTAGTGGCCCACCCGTTCGATCACAAGACGGTAACGAACCGGCCAATGTTGAGCAACCTCCGGAGCGGCCGTGTTACGGAAGTCATTGCATAAGGACGCTAGTCAGGCGCCAGCCCGTAGACCCGGCGCGCATTGCTAGTGGTGACTAGCGCCAAGTCTTCGGGACGATGATCTAGCAGCTCAGCTAAGGCCCGTACGGTATAGGGCAGGCAGTACGGCTCGTTCGCTGAGCCGCGATAGGGATGCGGCGTCAAAAAGGGCGCATCCGTTTCGACCAGAAGCTGCTCCTGCGGTATCAACGGGACGGCTTCCCGCAGGGCGCGCGCGTTGCGGAAGCTCACCGTCCCGGAAAGGCTGAGCAGCCACCCGGCGTCCACGCAGCGGCGGGCCATCGCGCTGTCCGACGAAAAGCAGTGGAAGATCACGACGTCGGGGGCGCCCTCGGCCGCCAGCACGTCGAGCACCGCGGCGTCGGCCTCCCGGTTGTGGATCATCAGCGGTTTGCCGCACCGCTTGGCCAGGTCGATATGCCACGCGAAGGCATCACGCTGTACGTCCGGCCGCGCGCAGCCGTCCAGGCGCCCAGGCCAATACAGATCCATGCCCGTCTCGCCGACGGCCACCACCCGGGGATGGGCCGTCAGCCGCTCGATCTCGGCACGGGCGGCGTCGTCCAGCGCGTCCGCGCGCGTCGGGTGCAACGCCACCGCGGCATAGACCCGCCGATCCCACTCGGCGGCCCGCGTCACCCAGCGCGCCGATTCCAGGTCGTCGGCGACGGTGACCACCGCGCCCACTCCGACCGCCGCGGCGCGTTCGACGATGGCCCGCACTCCCTCGCTATCGCGGGCGCCGCACGCGTCGAGGTGGGTATGGGCGTCGACGAGGGGCGCCAGCGGCTCCGGGGCGGGCGGCGCTTCTCGTTTACCAGGTCGGTTGGAGCTCACGCGCACACAATAGGGTGGACTCTCGATGAAGCCTTACTACATCACCACCGCGATCGCGTATCCCAACGCCGCGCCACACGTGGGTCACGCGTACGAATACATCGCGACCGATGCGATCGCCCGGTTCAAGCGGCTCGACGGCTTCGACGTGCGTTTCCTGACCGGAACCGACGAGCACGGCCTCAAGGTGGCCCAGGCCGCGGCGGCCGAAGGGCTGCCCACCGCCGAACTGGCTCGCCGCAACTCCGACGTGTTCCAGCGGCTGCAGGAGAGGTTGAACATCTCCTTCGATCGCTTCATCCGCACCACCGATGCCGATC
The nucleotide sequence above comes from Mycobacterium malmoense. Encoded proteins:
- a CDS encoding 50S ribosomal protein L25/general stress protein Ctc, which encodes MAKSAVNQLKVTVRTETGKGASRRARRAGKIPAVLYGHGADPQHLELPGHDFAAVLRHSGTNAVLTLDIAGKEQLALTKALDIHPIRRTIQHADLLVVRRGEKVVVEVTVVVEGDAAPGTLVTQETNAIEIEAEALSIPEQLTVSVEDAEPGTQFSAGQITLPPGVNLVSDPELLVVNVVNAPTAEELAEEGAGEVAPKEEAPAAEEEPGAEATAEESE
- the pth gene encoding aminoacyl-tRNA hydrolase — translated: MAEPFLVIGLGNPGDNYARTRHNLGFMVADLLAARLGSKFKAHKRSGAEVASGRLAGRPVLLAKPRCFMNESGRQVGPLAKFYSVAPADIIVIHDDLDLDFGRIRLKIGGGEGGHNGLRSVAAALGTKDFQRVRIGIGRPPGRKDPAAFVLENFTAVERPEVPTICEQAADATELLIELGLEPAQNRVHAW
- a CDS encoding fatty acyl-AMP ligase, with translation MSRFTEKMYRNARTATTGMVTGEPHHPVRHTWGEVHERARRIAGGLAAAGIGRGDAIGVLAGLPVEIAPTAQALWMRGASLTMLHQPTPRTDLAVWAEDTMTVIGMIEAKAVIVSEPFLVAIPVLEEKGIKVLTVADLLASDPIDPVEVGEDDLALMQLTSGSTGSPKAVQITHRNIYSNAEAMFIGAEYDVDKDVMVSWLPCFHDMGMVGFLTIPMYFGAELVKVTPMDFLRDTLLWAKLIDKYKGTMTAAPNFAYALLAKRLRRNAKPGDFDLSTLRFALSGAEPVEPADVEDLLDAGKPFGLKPSAILPAYGMAETTLAVSFSECNAGLVVDEVDADLLAALRRAVPAAKGNTRRLATLGPLLRDLEARVVDEDGNVVPARGVGVIELRGESLTPGYLTMGGFIPAQDEHGWYDTGDLGYLTEEGHVVVCGRVKDVIIMAGRNIYPTDIERAACRVEGVRPGCAVAVRLDAGHSRESFAVAVESNAWQDPVEVRRIEHQVAHEVVAEVDMRPRNVVVLGPGTIPKTPSGKLRRSTSVALVS
- a CDS encoding 4-(cytidine 5'-diphospho)-2-C-methyl-D-erythritol kinase; its protein translation is MTMSDGNTAAQWVPTGSVTVRAPGKVNLYLAVGDRRKDGYHELTTVFQAVSLLDEVTVRNADVLSLELVGEGAGKLPTDERNLAWRAAELMAEHVGRAPDVSIVIDKSIPVAGGMAGGSADAAAVLVAMNSLWELNVPRRDLRMLAARLGSDVPFALHGGTALGTGRGEELATVLSRNGFHWVLAFADSELLTPAVFTELDRLRKGPRKGVAPPRLAEPGPVLAALAAGDPKRLAPLLGNEMQAAALSLNPALRRALRAGVEAGALAGIVSGSGPTCAFLCTSAASAVDVGTQLSGAGVCRTVRVASGPVPGARVVPAPISEV
- the rsmA gene encoding 16S rRNA (adenine(1518)-N(6)/adenine(1519)-N(6))-dimethyltransferase RsmA; this translates as MQWKSWCELTIRLLGRTEIRHLAKELELRPRKALGQNFVHDANTVRRVVSASGVNRSDHVLEVGPGLGSLTLALLNRADTVTAVEIDPVLAGRLPRTVAKYSHSGIYRLAVHNRDVLTLRRDELTSEPTAMVANLPYNVAVPALLHLLAEFPSIQTMTVMVQAEVAERLAAEPGGKDYGVPSVKVRFFGRVRRCGLVSPTVFWPIPRVYSGLVRIDRYPTSPWPTDDTFRRQVFELVDIAFAQRRKTSRNAFAEWAGSGNESANRLLAASIDPARRGETLSIDDFVRLLQRSSERDDATRPDAPLGQVSGHASAS
- a CDS encoding resuscitation-promoting factor; its protein translation is MTVLTKLHQTPSPMLRLVVGGLLLVLGFAGGFAVSTCKTVTLTVDGIAMRVTTMKSRVIDIVQENGFAVDERDDLYPAAGVQVHDAANIVLRRSRPLQISLDGHDAKQVWTTASTVDEALAQLAMTDTAPAAASRGSRVPLAGMALPVVSAKTVHINDGGAARTVHLPAPNVAGLLSAAGAPLLESDQVVPSATSPVVDGMDIQVTRNRIQQVTERIPLTPNARRIEDPGMNMSRQVVEDPGSPGTQDVTFAVATVNGVETGRIPVANTVITPAREAVVRVGTKPGTDVPSVINGSIWDAIAGCEAGGNWAINTGNGYYGGVQFDQGTWERNGGLRFAPRADLATREEQIAVAEVTRERQGWGAWPVCSGRAGAS
- a CDS encoding TatD family hydrolase, with protein sequence MRVSSNRPGKREAPPAPEPLAPLVDAHTHLDACGARDSEGVRAIVERAAAVGVGAVVTVADDLESARWVTRAAEWDRRVYAAVALHPTRADALDDAARAEIERLTAHPRVVAVGETGMDLYWPGRLDGCARPDVQRDAFAWHIDLAKRCGKPLMIHNREADAAVLDVLAAEGAPDVVIFHCFSSDSAMARRCVDAGWLLSLSGTVSFRNARALREAVPLIPQEQLLVETDAPFLTPHPYRGSANEPYCLPYTVRALAELLDHRPEDLALVTTSNARRVYGLAPD